The Echinicola rosea genome has a segment encoding these proteins:
- a CDS encoding DUF4134 domain-containing protein — protein MRKRPLLIIALLGCLLLFSISVWAQDGNAGIAEATNKVRGYFQSGTNLMYAIGSITGLIGAIKVFNKWNNGEPDTGKVAAAWFGSCVFLVVVATVLQSFFGL, from the coding sequence ATGAGAAAACGACCATTATTAATTATAGCCTTGTTGGGCTGCCTACTACTATTTTCCATTAGTGTTTGGGCGCAGGACGGCAATGCCGGAATCGCAGAGGCGACCAACAAGGTCAGGGGCTATTTTCAGTCCGGTACCAACCTGATGTATGCCATCGGCTCCATTACCGGGCTGATAGGGGCCATCAAAGTGTTCAACAAATGGAACAATGGTGAACCCGATACCGGAAAGGTGGCGGCGGCCTGGTTTGGCAGTTGCGTATTCCTGGTAGTCGTGGCCACGGTGCTGCAAAGCTTCTTTGGCCTGTGA
- a CDS encoding RteC domain-containing protein — MKEYCNQLYGELKGRAQQIQQRASGMLKQSGAIYTEVNKVLLELKEYVLEKGFSDEGEEIEFFKQIKPRFEAEQIYYGELYYLSAKVPRTGEGRTDEYRRQLDFVHAYFSRHHFLYTYYRLGETSLDRHLFLRKSGPVPFIPDRPMVNRDARFATLGSYRYAKFMAYEHLQDHLSREIKKILAPGGSAQSSKLKWTAPKVALVELVYALKAANVFNHGKVSISDIAQCLEETFQKDLAQYYRTFQEIRIRKTGRTNFIDGLKEYLEKWMDNTDLNGKGEEG, encoded by the coding sequence ATGAAAGAGTATTGTAACCAGCTGTACGGGGAACTCAAGGGCAGGGCCCAACAGATCCAACAACGGGCGTCGGGAATGCTGAAACAGTCCGGGGCCATTTATACCGAGGTGAACAAGGTGCTCCTAGAACTGAAGGAATATGTACTGGAGAAGGGGTTTTCCGATGAAGGAGAGGAGATCGAGTTTTTCAAGCAGATCAAGCCCCGCTTTGAGGCAGAGCAGATCTATTACGGGGAGCTGTACTACCTCAGTGCCAAAGTACCCCGCACCGGGGAAGGCAGAACCGATGAATACCGCAGGCAACTGGATTTTGTCCATGCCTATTTCAGCAGGCACCACTTTTTGTACACCTATTACCGGCTTGGGGAGACTTCTCTGGACAGGCATCTTTTCCTAAGGAAATCCGGGCCGGTCCCCTTTATCCCCGACAGGCCGATGGTAAACAGGGATGCACGTTTTGCCACCTTGGGGAGCTACCGCTATGCCAAGTTCATGGCCTATGAGCACCTGCAGGACCACCTGTCCCGGGAGATCAAAAAGATCCTTGCCCCGGGTGGGTCAGCCCAATCCTCCAAGCTCAAATGGACCGCTCCCAAGGTGGCATTGGTGGAGTTGGTCTATGCCCTAAAGGCTGCAAATGTCTTTAACCATGGCAAGGTGAGCATCAGTGATATTGCCCAATGTTTGGAAGAAACCTTCCAGAAGGACCTTGCACAGTACTACCGTACCTTCCAGGAGATCCGCATCCGCAAGACAGGGCGTACCAACTTTATCGATGGGCTGAAGGAATACCTTGAAAAGTGGATGGACAATACCGACCTGAACGGCAAAGGGGAGGAGGGATAG
- a CDS encoding LytR/AlgR family response regulator transcription factor: MALDRDHYRETYQSVLLLAGKKYKYDDVYFRASLAFTAALFLSARSLGIPKNFMALYEQSAFYFIVYLSICLISTEYINRTTLFLDQKCDWKLRPYPRTCMQLLLGVCFPFLMVFQFDSRFSEIYDYDLAFPFLGLYLLFVNLYYLCSFLILSYREIPVPEDQYKKSLLVIKGMANKPLPIDQISHIRRDGEHVYIITFNAETYLVQNTLDELQQSLNPKHFFRANRKYIINYSACQHFQPGQHRKLELIITPKTALPITISQQKVKAFKEWMER; this comes from the coding sequence ATGGCCCTAGACAGGGACCATTACAGGGAAACTTACCAATCCGTACTTTTATTGGCAGGGAAAAAGTATAAATATGATGATGTGTATTTCAGGGCATCGCTGGCCTTTACCGCAGCACTGTTCCTGAGCGCAAGGAGTTTGGGGATTCCCAAGAACTTCATGGCCTTGTATGAGCAATCGGCATTTTACTTTATTGTTTACCTTTCCATTTGCCTGATCTCCACTGAATATATCAACAGGACGACCCTCTTTTTGGACCAAAAATGTGACTGGAAACTAAGACCATACCCCAGAACCTGCATGCAGCTGCTCCTGGGTGTCTGTTTCCCTTTCCTGATGGTATTCCAATTTGACAGTCGTTTCAGTGAAATTTACGATTACGATTTGGCCTTCCCTTTTTTGGGACTCTACCTGCTATTTGTAAATCTCTACTACTTATGTTCTTTCCTGATCCTTTCCTATAGGGAAATTCCAGTCCCGGAAGACCAGTACAAAAAATCATTATTGGTAATCAAGGGAATGGCCAACAAACCCCTTCCCATCGACCAGATCAGCCATATCAGGAGGGATGGGGAGCATGTTTATATCATTACCTTCAATGCTGAAACCTACTTGGTTCAGAACACCTTGGACGAACTCCAACAAAGCCTCAATCCAAAACATTTTTTTAGGGCCAATCGCAAATATATCATCAACTATAGCGCATGCCAACATTTCCAACCAGGGCAACACCGAAAGCTGGAACTGATTATTACCCCAAAAACCGCCTTACCCATCACCATCAGTCAACAAAAAGTGAAAGCTTTTAAAGAGTGGATGGAAAGGTGA
- a CDS encoding VOC family protein has protein sequence MTKSKLLEMNNVGIVVENLDDAISFFSEIGLTLEGRGMVEGEWAGQATGLGNQSVEIAMMVTPDGHGRLELSRFLTPTTISDHRTAPVNSLGYLRVMFRVENIDELVTRLIKQGAELIGEMVQYEDMYRLCYIRGVEGLLVGLAEQLKEK, from the coding sequence ATGACAAAAAGTAAATTGCTTGAAATGAACAACGTCGGTATCGTTGTAGAAAACCTTGATGATGCAATATCTTTCTTCTCAGAAATAGGATTGACACTTGAAGGCCGAGGTATGGTTGAAGGTGAATGGGCTGGACAAGCAACTGGCCTTGGGAATCAATCCGTAGAAATTGCGATGATGGTTACGCCCGATGGACACGGCCGACTTGAACTTTCACGCTTTCTAACACCAACTACTATTTCAGACCATCGGACTGCTCCTGTTAATTCCCTTGGGTATCTAAGAGTTATGTTCAGAGTTGAAAACATTGACGAGTTGGTGACCAGACTCATAAAGCAAGGTGCTGAACTTATTGGCGAAATGGTTCAGTATGAAGATATGTATCGGCTTTGCTACATTCGAGGGGTTGAAGGACTTCTAGTTGGATTGGCAGAACAACTAAAGGAAAAATAG
- a CDS encoding GNAT family N-acetyltransferase, which produces MYSNNNVILEQLTENDADFFYDIYSHPQLTVNFDESPFFPNESPKEFTNRIISLCEFIFTIRRRENPDLIIGDCALHHWNKETNEIVIGGSLYPEYWGQGFMRSAFELLTIIARQYLGVKTLLGPTKTRNFAAIRLVEKMGFHKHRVDDNDTIMRKEI; this is translated from the coding sequence ATGTATTCGAACAACAACGTTATACTTGAGCAACTAACAGAAAATGACGCTGATTTCTTTTATGACATCTATTCACATCCCCAGTTAACAGTAAATTTTGACGAAAGCCCTTTCTTTCCAAACGAGTCACCAAAAGAATTTACAAATAGGATAATTTCACTTTGTGAATTTATATTTACCATAAGGCGAAGAGAAAATCCTGACTTGATTATTGGCGATTGTGCCTTACATCATTGGAATAAAGAAACCAATGAAATCGTAATTGGTGGTTCATTATATCCTGAATATTGGGGACAAGGTTTTATGCGATCTGCATTTGAATTATTGACAATAATTGCAAGACAATACTTGGGCGTAAAAACATTACTTGGGCCGACTAAAACCAGAAATTTTGCGGCAATAAGGCTTGTCGAAAAAATGGGGTTTCATAAGCACCGTGTTGACGATAATGATACAATAATGCGAAAAGAGATATGA
- a CDS encoding KAP family P-loop NTPase fold protein, with protein sequence MKGHFSISKIPRTNILLVLLILGFAIIFRKPLSEFINWLLVDTVFSKVESGLVNDLAVLSISLITSYVITKKLKSTVISFRLALVSILVYVWTLLIGYWSFAIFSFVGWLRYYDVLLLSVILSYFYLKYRKNKDIDGSLKNKSPSFSKGFVEDNPILDISNDSFNRISLAVEISNLITLTENQKSFAIGVNGPYGSGKTSFLNLLSIETKKASSENVAVINFNPWDVDPAEEIQRMFFDELIESLSSIDPNFSSILYSYSRKVIKSDSSLSGPLGRVNLLSHFLLSEPIDDRKKVDECLESWDRKVIVFIDDVDRLHSDEIKEVLRLIRNTANFRNFFYVVAYDRNYVINSLKEFNTKGYLTYLEKIFQLEIPLPKLEEVQLFSLLKENLEKVLDDEDFIELQEKIFPKYFESDYDKNLKGVFNSPRDVIRFINSVLVTYHKIKKEVLFTDYFLNELLKFKYPMFHDMIYDHSESYLVKKPYNILNKTRYILARNDEKAEWSKILERVRSENEDQFNLTSLITVEYILSELYPNVFDANRKGNESINNPQFFPLYYRYHLNSYTLSEYSFKHEIKNYNGSFFKYIDECFDKGLERELMLRIFDEKVPTNKAGFIKHLHYLFRIGSKFSSIHGTTSFYYGELIRILEDISGDTVKKVFQGNKDKYLKFVQDFFKEARQYSPFFVNQLIFEIKRKDVVEKIGTEEFFTNIQLNYFRDLITSNHQLSEDVVWLFWGLRNFELSEESDKKQIFGVFVPEAVNILLKNIEECDLTYFLKSIIERTLWEEEEYRITNMAFDEIFEKPSDLEEIVKGNEHTDKLVKDEFLSFFKKYESNKFRPVEYNFQTILKK encoded by the coding sequence ATGAAAGGCCATTTTTCTATTTCTAAAATACCTAGAACTAATATTCTCCTTGTCTTACTAATATTAGGGTTTGCAATAATCTTTCGAAAGCCCCTTTCCGAATTTATTAATTGGCTTTTGGTGGATACTGTTTTTTCAAAAGTTGAAAGTGGCTTAGTCAATGATTTGGCTGTGTTAAGTATATCATTGATTACTTCATATGTAATTACGAAAAAACTCAAAAGTACAGTGATATCATTCCGATTAGCCTTGGTATCCATTTTGGTTTATGTTTGGACATTACTTATAGGGTACTGGTCGTTTGCAATTTTTAGTTTTGTTGGTTGGTTAAGGTACTATGATGTTCTTTTATTATCTGTGATCCTATCTTATTTTTATTTGAAGTATAGAAAAAATAAGGATATTGATGGTAGTTTGAAAAATAAATCGCCTTCTTTTTCAAAAGGTTTTGTTGAAGACAATCCAATTTTAGATATATCAAATGATTCTTTTAACAGAATATCTTTAGCGGTGGAAATTTCCAATTTAATAACCTTAACAGAGAACCAAAAATCTTTTGCAATAGGTGTTAATGGCCCTTATGGAAGTGGAAAGACCTCATTTCTAAACCTATTATCAATTGAAACTAAAAAAGCCTCATCCGAAAATGTTGCCGTAATCAATTTTAATCCATGGGATGTTGATCCAGCGGAAGAAATACAACGAATGTTTTTCGATGAATTAATAGAAAGCTTGTCCTCGATTGATCCTAATTTTTCATCTATTTTGTATTCCTACTCTAGGAAAGTAATAAAATCTGATTCTTCACTGTCAGGTCCTTTGGGTAGGGTGAATCTTCTTTCCCACTTTTTACTGAGTGAGCCGATCGATGACAGAAAAAAGGTTGATGAATGTCTAGAAAGTTGGGATAGAAAAGTAATTGTGTTCATTGATGATGTGGATAGGCTTCATAGTGATGAGATAAAAGAAGTTTTAAGATTGATAAGGAATACGGCTAATTTTCGCAATTTCTTCTATGTGGTAGCTTATGATAGAAATTATGTGATAAACTCTCTTAAGGAATTTAATACAAAAGGTTATTTGACCTATCTAGAGAAAATATTCCAGTTAGAAATACCCTTGCCAAAATTAGAAGAAGTTCAATTATTTTCCCTTTTAAAAGAGAATTTAGAAAAGGTATTGGATGACGAGGATTTTATTGAATTACAGGAAAAAATATTCCCTAAATATTTTGAATCTGATTATGATAAAAATTTAAAAGGAGTGTTCAATTCCCCCAGAGATGTTATTAGATTTATTAATTCAGTCTTGGTAACCTATCACAAGATCAAGAAAGAAGTTTTGTTTACAGATTATTTTTTGAATGAGTTATTGAAATTCAAATACCCAATGTTTCATGATATGATCTATGATCATTCAGAAAGTTATTTGGTTAAAAAACCTTATAATATACTTAACAAAACCAGGTATATTTTGGCCAGAAACGATGAGAAAGCTGAGTGGAGCAAAATTCTTGAACGTGTCCGTTCTGAAAATGAAGATCAATTTAACTTAACTAGTTTAATCACCGTCGAGTATATACTGAGCGAACTATATCCAAATGTTTTTGATGCAAATAGAAAGGGGAATGAATCTATAAACAATCCTCAGTTTTTTCCACTATATTATAGATACCACCTAAATTCTTATACATTATCCGAATATAGTTTCAAGCATGAAATCAAAAATTATAACGGATCATTTTTCAAATATATTGATGAGTGTTTTGACAAGGGGTTAGAACGAGAATTAATGCTGAGGATTTTTGATGAAAAGGTTCCTACAAATAAGGCAGGCTTTATAAAACACTTACACTATTTGTTTAGAATAGGTTCCAAATTTTCCTCAATTCATGGCACTACATCATTTTACTATGGAGAATTGATTAGAATTCTAGAAGATATTAGTGGGGATACTGTTAAAAAAGTCTTTCAGGGTAATAAGGACAAATATTTAAAATTTGTACAAGACTTTTTTAAAGAAGCAAGGCAATATTCTCCCTTTTTTGTAAATCAGTTAATCTTTGAAATAAAGAGAAAGGATGTAGTTGAAAAGATTGGAACTGAGGAGTTCTTTACAAATATTCAGTTAAATTATTTCAGGGATTTGATTACTTCGAATCATCAGCTCAGTGAGGATGTTGTCTGGCTTTTCTGGGGATTAAGAAATTTTGAATTATCTGAGGAATCAGATAAAAAGCAAATTTTTGGTGTATTTGTACCTGAAGCAGTTAATATACTATTAAAAAATATAGAAGAATGTGACCTTACCTACTTTTTGAAAAGTATTATTGAAAGGACTTTATGGGAAGAAGAGGAATATAGAATTACAAATATGGCTTTTGACGAAATTTTTGAAAAGCCCAGTGATCTGGAGGAAATTGTCAAAGGGAATGAGCATACAGATAAATTAGTTAAGGATGAATTTTTAAGTTTCTTTAAAAAGTACGAATCAAACAAATTCAGGCCTGTAGAATATAACTTTCAAACAATTTTAAAAAAGTAA
- a CDS encoding ORC-CDC6 family AAA ATPase, which translates to MDNKQTQNLRNAFDSILRADYISLDKIEELDTLEKYFIDYFGILQGLLQKQDNFIGGRRGTGKTTNLLRGYYECLKSISPKLREKESLLGDTTILPIFIDLSTCTDLFDSEDDRNLIEVHFIRQIIESLKRQLQLMFDEKILLLFRKENPALDDLEYIEKVLVEGITLFNQREIGVSAKDSRSQSDEISAGISTQGAQVGAKSGESMSQEKSTSYTQLKGINVQDFLNKISDIKKKAKIDSIYVFIDEYSDLNTSSQKKFSALLKSFLGSRIGMYFKVGVITDRYDFGEKIIVGRDIFPIPLDFNEYVERYGGAIAALNKMQQFVKELITKRIEIFCPELELEDIFKTNLDLVYYRITRETIGVSRTIGMILQNSFIQAQSTQSDKKIGLNEINYGISSARKTYQKQFIGSIKKKLVPGYYMDIWNSILKKAIAEKNKFPDRAASHLMLDPLRKEYLNVLCENFLIHFLSENVASKHGGNYNLYSIDYDICSELNLKYADRKDDYSPIRFVYDSVLSKYDPYFIKTKSKSYRCPTCDRIYEEQEVVQFNVKRCFDDDEKLTEIIHQDAPTTEGNYAEVEIKILGLISQLSPTEAMTAREIADAVGCTVQKVSLWGTRVLEKKGHINIDKSGKPNKYFSNE; encoded by the coding sequence ATGGACAACAAACAAACTCAGAATTTAAGAAACGCCTTTGATTCAATCTTAAGAGCGGATTACATTTCGCTGGACAAGATTGAGGAACTAGATACGCTAGAAAAGTACTTCATAGATTACTTTGGAATTCTACAGGGACTACTCCAAAAACAAGATAATTTCATTGGAGGAAGAAGAGGTACAGGTAAGACAACAAATTTATTGAGAGGATATTATGAATGTCTAAAATCCATATCCCCAAAACTAAGAGAAAAGGAATCACTTCTAGGCGATACAACGATCCTACCCATATTTATTGATTTAAGCACATGCACAGATTTATTTGATTCAGAAGATGATCGTAATTTGATTGAAGTTCATTTTATCCGTCAAATCATCGAATCACTAAAAAGACAGTTGCAATTGATGTTTGATGAAAAAATTCTTCTTCTCTTTCGTAAAGAGAACCCAGCTCTTGACGACTTAGAATACATTGAAAAAGTATTAGTTGAAGGGATTACGCTCTTTAATCAGAGGGAGATTGGTGTTTCAGCAAAGGATAGTAGATCTCAATCCGATGAAATTTCAGCAGGGATTTCAACACAAGGAGCTCAGGTAGGGGCGAAATCTGGAGAATCAATGAGCCAAGAAAAGTCTACTTCTTACACACAGTTAAAAGGAATTAACGTTCAAGATTTTCTGAATAAAATAAGTGACATTAAGAAAAAGGCTAAAATAGATTCCATTTACGTTTTTATAGATGAGTATTCGGATTTAAACACTTCTTCCCAGAAAAAATTTAGTGCTTTATTGAAATCATTTCTTGGCTCACGAATTGGAATGTATTTCAAAGTTGGTGTCATCACAGATCGTTATGATTTTGGCGAAAAAATTATTGTAGGAAGGGACATATTTCCTATCCCTTTAGATTTTAATGAGTACGTTGAAAGATATGGTGGTGCGATCGCTGCTCTTAACAAAATGCAGCAGTTTGTTAAGGAACTAATAACCAAGCGGATTGAGATATTTTGTCCAGAACTAGAATTAGAGGATATTTTCAAGACAAATCTAGATCTAGTTTACTATCGAATAACTAGGGAAACAATTGGTGTTTCCAGAACAATTGGGATGATTCTTCAAAATAGCTTTATCCAAGCTCAGTCCACTCAATCTGATAAAAAGATTGGATTAAATGAAATTAATTATGGAATAAGCAGTGCTAGAAAAACTTACCAAAAGCAATTCATTGGAAGTATTAAAAAGAAATTGGTGCCTGGGTATTATATGGATATATGGAATTCAATACTTAAAAAAGCAATCGCAGAAAAAAATAAGTTTCCTGACCGAGCCGCAAGCCACTTAATGCTAGATCCACTAAGGAAAGAATATCTGAATGTCCTGTGTGAGAATTTTCTTATTCATTTCCTGTCAGAAAATGTAGCCTCTAAGCACGGAGGAAACTATAACCTGTATTCTATTGATTATGATATCTGTTCAGAACTAAATCTCAAATATGCAGATCGAAAGGACGACTACTCTCCTATAAGATTTGTTTATGATTCAGTTTTATCTAAATACGATCCGTATTTCATAAAGACCAAATCCAAAAGCTACAGGTGCCCAACATGCGATAGAATTTATGAGGAACAAGAGGTGGTTCAGTTTAATGTTAAACGCTGTTTTGATGATGACGAAAAATTAACAGAAATAATTCATCAAGATGCGCCAACTACTGAGGGTAACTATGCTGAGGTTGAAATAAAAATTTTGGGATTAATATCACAGCTTAGTCCCACGGAAGCAATGACGGCTAGAGAAATTGCCGATGCGGTCGGGTGCACCGTTCAAAAGGTGTCGCTGTGGGGCACAAGGGTTTTGGAAAAGAAAGGCCATATTAATATTGACAAATCTGGAAAACCAAATAAATACTTTTCAAATGAATAA